The segment CCGGAACCCCGGGCGGACCGACCGGCACGGTGCGTGCCCCCGGCGGACCGGGCACCAGCGGCACCGGGGTACCCGGCACGTTGGGCGGCAACTGGCCGGGGATACCGGCGCTCGGGATACCCGGTGTCGGGCCGAGGCCGTGCGCGTTCGGATCGGAGGTCTGGACTCCGACGGGGCCCTGATAGTTCGGGCCGTACGGGTTGTCGCCGAACGGGCCGACGGTGAGATCCGCACAGGGCAGCGGGTTTCCGGGACGCGGCAGGCCGTCGGCCGGCGGCGTGTAGGAACACGGCGACCCCTTGGGCACGGCCGGGCCCGGGAACTCCGGGGTGCCTTCGAGCACCCGCGGTGCCGGCGGCGGCGCGCCGTTCTCGAAACGGGTGCCGTTGGGATCCGGGAACTGGAAGGCGGGCAGGCCGGCGTTGCGCCAGAACTCCTCCGGGTTGATGCCGCGCTTCTTGAATGCGGCATCGACGAAGGGTTGCAGCAATGTGGGGGGCAGCAGGTTGACCAGCATCACCTTGAAGTACGGGCCCGAGGCCAGTGCCTCGGCCAGCGAGGTGACGAATTTGCCTGCGATGCTCAGGGTGTCGGCGAGGTCCTGCTTGCGCTCCACCAGGGTGTCACTGACGGTGTTGAGCTGCGTGAGCACCTTGTTGAGGTTCGGATTGTCGTTGATCAACCCGGAGACCTGCTCGGACACCCCGGAAATGCGCTCCAACAGCAGGTTGACGGCCTGACTGCGCTCGTTCACCGCGGCGAGCAGGGTCTGCGCGTTGACCAGCAGCGCGTTCACCTGACCGCTGCGGTCACCGAGCACGGTGGCGATCTTGTTGGCGTTGGCCAGCAGCTGCTTGAGATCCTCGTCGCGCTGACCGAGTGTGTCGGAGAACCGCTGCACACCCTCCAACGCGCCTTGCAGGTGCGGGTAGGTCTGATCGACGGTCTCGGACAACACATTCAGCGACTGCTTGATGGCCTGGGTGTCCCAACCGGACGCCGCCTCGGTGACGTCCAGGAACGCGTCGTAGATCTGATAAGGCGTCTGGGTCTGTTCCACCGGCAGGAAGCCACGCGGTTTCAGCAGCGTGTCACCGCGCGGCTCGACCTCGATGTTCTTGCGGCCCAGCACGGTATCGGTGCGGATCGCCGCACGGCTCTCGGTGCCGATCTGGCGACCGCCGAGGGTGTAGCCGATCTCGACCTTGTCGCCCTTGATCTCCATGCTCTGCACGGTGCCGACGTCGACGCCGGCGATGCGCACCTTGTCGGAGACGCTCAGACCTCCGGTGTCATTGAACTGTGCGTAGTAGGTCGGCACCGCGAACAGCATCGGCACGCTGGTGATGCTGGAACCGACACCGATGACCAGTGCCACCGTCACCACGCCCATCACACCCTTACGGATGCGGTCCGAACCCTGGATTGTCCTCATTGCGGTGTGCACCTCCCCGTCGGCTGGGTGGTCACCTTGACGACGCGGGTCGGGCCTCCCGGCTGGAGGCCGTTGAGCCGCAGCGACAGATCGCAGGCGTAGAAGTTGAAGAAGTCACCGTAGATGCCACCGGCGCGTCCGATGACCCGCAACGATGCCGGGATCTTCGCGACGATGTCGTTGACCTGATCGAGCTGATCGATCAGCGGCTGCTGGATGGTCTCCAGGTACCCGAACGTGTCCCGCAGCAGTGGCCGGTTGTCGGCCAGCAGATCCGACAGCGACCCGGCGGCATTGCTGATGTCGGCAACCGAGGCGCCGATCGGGTCGGCGCGGTCCTTCAGACCGGTGATCAGCGTCTCGAAATTCTTCAACGTGTCATCGAACTGCTTCTGGTGCTTGACCGTGGTGTCCAGGACCGTATTGAGGTTGGTGATGACCTCACCGATCGCCTGGTCGCGATCGGCCAGCGCGGACGTGAGCTCGGCCGTCTGGTCCAGGATGTTGTTGATCGTCCCGCCCTGGCCTTGGAAGATCGTGATGATCGAGGTCGCGATGTTGTTGACCTTGTCCGCGTCAAGGGATTTGAACAGCGGGCGGAATCCGCCGACCAGCGCGTCGAGGTCGAGCGCGGGTTCGGTGCGTTCCACCGGAATGGTGCTGCCGCCGGGCAGCACCGCGTCGCTGTCGCCGCGGCGCAGTTCCACGTAGCGGTTACCGATCAGATCCAGGTAGCGGATCGCGGCGGTGGTCTCCTGGAACAACTGGAGATTGCGTTCCACCGCGAAGTCGACCCGGACCTGGTTGCCGCCGTCGATGAGGACGACGTCCTCGACCTTGCCGACCTCGACGCCGTAGGCGCGCACGAACTGTCCGGCACGCAGGCCGCTGGCGTTCTCGAAAATCGCCGAATAGCCGGTGGTGCGGTCGAAGCGCAGCTGCGCGAAGACCACGAAGATGACCGCGGTGAAGGTGAGCAGCACCGCGGATATCGCACCGAGCTTGAAAATCGTTCCCTTGATACTCATGCGGGCACCTCGCAGGCTCGGGCCCCGCATGCCGTTTGTCGATTCGCTCCATAGTCGCTCATGGGTTGATCGTGTACTCCCCCACTTGGCGTCCCCAGACGTACTCGTTCATGATCGGCTGGCCGAGTTCGAAGTGGTTGTACGGCGCGATGCTCGCGCCGGTGTCCATCACCAGATACGGCATCGGCCACAGATCCCTGGTGATCGGCTGCCAGCAGCCGGGCCGCCCGCCCGGACCGCCACTGGCGTTGACGCGAGGCAGGTTGTCCGGGAAGACATACGGGTTGCCGGCGCCCAGCACCGAGGAGCGCATCACCAGCGAGTAGCCGTTACCGCCCAGCGATGCCGCGAGCTTCGGGGCCACATCGTGGTAGTTGCGGATGGTGCAGAGCAACTCGGGGCTGTAATAGTCCAGCAGCTTCGAGGTGGGCAGCAGGTCTTGCGCACCGCGCACCAGGTACGGCCCGCCCCGCTCGAAGATGTCGGCGCCGGTGTTGCCGAAGCCCACGGCCGCCATCAGCGCCGCGTCGATATTGCCCTGCTCGTCGTTGAGCGCCTGAGCGGTGGTGACCGCGTTGCTCAGTCCGTCGAACAGATCCGGTGCCGCCTCGGAGTACACCTCGCCCAGGTCGGCCAGGCCGGCGATGTCGCGGCGGATCTGCGGCATCCGCGGATTCAGTTCGCCGAGAATGTCATTGCCGTCCACGATCGACTGACCGAACTTGTCGCCGAGCCCGTCGAGGGCCTGGGCGGCGGCGGTCAGGGTCTGGTTCAGCTTCACCGGGTCGATCTGTTCGGCGATCTTCATGATCGTCTCGAACAGGGTGTTGAACTCGGTGGTGGTGCCGGAGGCCTCGATGGTGGCCCCGCTCGCCAGCCGGGTGGCCGCCGGGTTGTCCGGGGACAGGAAGGAGATGTACTTGTTGCCGAACACCGTGGTGGCCCGCAGTTCGGCCTCCACGTTGGACGGGATGAGCGACAGATACTTCGGGTCGACGTCGAGGGTGAGCTTGGCTTTGGGAACCTCACCGACCGTGACCACACCGGCCTCGGTGAGGCGCCCGATCGGGACGCCGTTGAAGGTGACCTTGGAACCCGGGTCCATTGCCAGACCGGCACGTTCGGCCATCACCGTCAACTGGACCCGCTTCTCGAAGAAGCCGCGGAACTGCAGCCAGGTCAGGCTCAGGATGAGCGCACTGATCAGCAACAGCACCAGACCGGCCAGCTTGTAGGGCGGGGTCTTGGGTTTGTTCAGAGGTGCCTGCGAAGTCGTCATGGCGTTACACCGTGAGGTTGAAGTTCGGGTCGGTGCCGTACAGCGCCAACGAGGCCAACAGCACCACCAACACGATGGCGATCAGCGAGGTCCGCATCGAGCGGCCCACCGCCTCGCCCACGCCCACCGCGCCGCCGCTGGCGAAGTAGCCGAAGTAGCAGTGGTTCAACATGATGATGATCGACATGATGATGACCTCCAGGAACGACCACATGACGTCGTCGACGCGGAGGAACGTGTGGAAGTAGTGCTCGTAGGTACCGACCGACTGTGAATAGAACACCGTGGTGACCAGCTGAGCGGACAGGAAGGACAGCAGGATCGCCATCGCGTAGAGCGGGACGATGACGATGGCCCCGGCCATCAGGCGGGTGGACACCAGGTACGAGATCGACTTGATGCCCATCACTTCCAGCGCGTCGATCTCTTCGCTGATGCGCATGGCGCCGAGTTCGGCGGTCGCACCGGCGCCGACGGTGGCGGCCATCGCCTGGCCGGTGACCACGGGCGCGACCACCCGGATGTTGGCCAGGGCGGCGAAGAATCCGGTGAAGGCCTCGACACCGATATTGCCCAGGGAGGCGAAGCCCTGGATGGCGATCAGGGAGCCCGCCGAGAGGGTGACGAAGCCGATGATGGCCACGGTGCCGCCGATGACGGCCATCGCGCCGGTGCCCATGCCGATCTCGGCGACCAGGCGCAGCGCCTCGCGGCGGTAGTTCTTGAACGCGTGCGGAAGTGAACCGACCGCCTGCACCACGAACCAGGCGACATGGCCGATGCTGTCGAGGAATCGGGCGGGCCCGCCGGCGAAGCCGCGGGTGCGGTCGAACGCGCGGGGGAAGCGGGTCCGCAGGACTGCAGCTGTGCTCACGTCAGCCTCCCGTTCCGAAGCGGACGCCGATGGTGGTCAGCACCACGTTCACCGCGAACAGCGCGACCACGCAGAGCACCAGGGTTTCGTTCACCGCGGTCCCGACCCCCTTCGATCCACCGGCGACGGTCAGGCCCCGGTAGCAGCCGACCAGCCCGGCGATGAGCCCGAACAGGGTGGCCTTGATGACCGAGATCATCACCTCGGGGAAACCGGTGAGCAGCGTCAGCGTGGAGACGTAGGCGCCGGCGTTGACGTTCTGGATGTAGACACCGAAGAAGTAGCCGCCCACGAGGCCGATGGTGATCACCGCGCCGTTGAGCAGGAAGGCCACGAAGGTCGCGGCGACGACGCGGGGTGCCACGAGGCGTTCGATGGGATCGATGCCGAGCACCTCCATCGCGTCGATCTCTTCGCGGACGGTGCGGGCCCCGAGGTCGGCGCAGATGGCCGTGGATCCCGCGCCGGCGACCACGAGCACCGTGACCAGCGGCCCGAGCTGGGTGACGGCGCCGAGCGCGGCGCCGGCACCGGAGACGTCTGCGGCACCGAACTCGGCCAGCAGGATGTTGAGCGTGAAGATGATGAGCACGGTCAGCGGGATGGACACCGCCAGCGTCGGCAGGAAGGCGACCCGGATCAGGAACCAGCTCTGCAGCACGAATTCCTTGAACTGGAAGGGCCTGGTGAGCAGCGCCTTCCCCGTCAAGACGCTCATCTTGAAGAAGCCGCCGACCATGGTCAGCGGTTTGTCGAGCTGTTCCTTGACGTAGTCGACCAGACCGTTGCCCGCCGTCACCGGCACACCTCGGAACCGAGTTCACAGCGTGGCGGCATCACCTGTCGCACGCCCCCTCCTTCACTTACTCGGAACCCCGCGTCCGTTGGCCTGTGATGCCGGTCTACCTACTGGTCGGTAGTAAGACAGACCACAGGACTGTACCCGATCCGATACCGGCGGTGTCGCACATCGGCTTTATTCACACCGCAACTGTTAGCAAAGCCGTCCCGTCCGGTTACCTCTCCGAAGCCGTTTCAGAAACCCTTGCCGCAGTGGAACTTTCGTCGGCGTCAATGGAACTCTCCGCACCGAAGGCCGAGCGCAGTTCCGTTTTGAGAACCTTGCCCGACGGATTTCGGGGCAGTGCGTCGACGATCTCCAGCGCCTTGGGGTGCTTGTATCTGGCTAACCTCTCGGTGAGGAAATCGTCGAGTTCGGCGAGCGTGAGGCCCGCTGCGGACAAAGCTACAACAGCGACCGGAACCTCGCCCCATTTCTGGTGTGGTCGCCCGATCACCGCGACCTCGGCAATTGCCGGGTGAGCGGCCAGAACGTTCTCGACCTCCGCGCAGTAGATGTTCTCCCCACCGGAGATGATCATGTCCTTCTTACGATCGACAACCCAGATGTAGCCCTCGTCGTCCTGGCGAACAAGATCGCCGGAGTGGAACCAGCCGCCCGCGAACGACTCGGCGGTGGCTTTGGGGTTGTTCCAGTAGCCCGCCATCAGGGTGGGTGCACGGTAGACGATCTCACCGACCTGACCGACCGGAACGTCGTTCATGTTCTCGTCGACGATGCGGGCCGACACCGTCGGGATCACCCGGCCCACGGAGCCGAGTTTGCGAATTGCATCCTCGCCCAACAACATACAGGTCACCGGAGACATCTCCGTCTGCCCGAATGCGGCGAGGATGCTGGCACCGGGGAACGTCTGGGCCATGTCCTTCAGCAACGTATCCGATGCCGGGGCCGCACCCCAGGACAAGACGCGCAGCACCAACGTGCGCGGCTGGGCGCGCTGGGCGGCACAGACCGCCTGCCACTGCGCGGGCACCAGGAAGATACCGGTCACCTTCTCGGCCTCCAGCACGTCGAGCAGTGCTCCCGGATCGAACGCTCCGAGCGGGTAGAGCACGGTCGGGCGCCCCAAGAGCAGGCCCGGGATCATGTTGCCGATGCCGGCGATGTGGAACAGCGGGACGCCGATGAAACCCACGTCATGGTTCAGGTCGGCGCCGTTGGTGAACAGGAAGGTGAGCGCCTGCCCGGTGATGTTGGTGTGGGTGAGCACCGCGCCCTTGGGCCGGCCGGTGGTGCCCGAGGTGTACATGATCAACGCCGGCGAGTCGTTCGGGATATCGACCGGGGCGGGCGCCGGACCCGGCTCGGCGAGCAGGTCGTCGTAGCCGAGCACACCGTCCTCGGTGGTCCCGCCGGCGACGATCACCGTCGTCAGGGTCGAGTCCAGGTCGCGCACCGCGGTGGCCACCGGCGCCAGCACCGCTTCGGTGATGACCACACGGGCCGCGCAGTCGCTGACCAGGAAGGCAATCTCGGGCGGGGTCATCCGGAAGTTGACCGGGACCGCGATCGCACCCAGCCGGTTGGCGGCCAGGAAGGACTCGATGAATTCGGTGCGGTTCAGCATCAGGATCAGCACCCGGTCGCCGAACTCGACGCCGCGCCGTTGCAGCGCGCCGGCCAGCTTGGTGACCCGTTGGTCGAGTTCGGCCCAGGTGGTGGTGTGGCCGAGGAAGCGCAGGGCCGTCTTCTCGGGCTGCATCAGGGCGTGCCGGGTCAACTGGTTGGACCAGTTCTGCTGACGGGCGAGGTAGGGCTGGTCGGTGCTCTGGGCAGTCACGCGGAGCTCTTTCGTCAGGGATGCGCAACCGGGCTTGCGCGAGGTTTATATTTGATCAACCGTTTATATTTGATCAAACATTGTGTCGTCCCGGTCACACTAGAGCCACACCGGCCCGACGAACAAGCCCGTCCCTACGACATCCGCAGCACCGAGAGGACGGCACCACAGTGAACGCACCGGCGACACCCCGGCCGGCCCGCCGGCGCGAGCAACTCTCCGATGAGGTGGCCGGGCACCTGCGGGCGGCGATCATGTCCGGGTCGCTGCCGCCCGGGACGTTCGTCCGGCTCGACGAGACCGCGGCCCAGCTCGGCGTCAGCATCACCCCGGTACGGGAGGCGCTGCGCACCCTGCGCGGGGAGGGCCTGGTGCAGCTGGAACCGCACCGCGGACATGTGGTGTCACCGTTCACCCGCGACGATATCGCCGACATCTTCTGGCTGCAGGGGACCATCGCCGCCGAACTCGCCGCGACCGCCGCGCGGCGCGTCAACGATGCCGATATCGACGAACTGGAACGGCTGACCGAGGCCCTGGACGCTGCGGTGCAGGGCGGCGATATCGACTCGATCGCGCACGCCGAGTTCAACTTCCACCGCAGGTTCAACCACATCACGAACCGGATGAAGCTGGCCTGGTTCCTGCTGAACGCCGCGCGCTATCTGCCGCCGCACATCTACGCCTCGGATCCGAGCTGGGGAGTGGAGGCGGTGGCCAATCACCGCCAGCTGGTGGTGGCGCTGCGGCAGCGCGAC is part of the Mycobacterium adipatum genome and harbors:
- a CDS encoding MCE family protein, whose translation is MTTSQAPLNKPKTPPYKLAGLVLLLISALILSLTWLQFRGFFEKRVQLTVMAERAGLAMDPGSKVTFNGVPIGRLTEAGVVTVGEVPKAKLTLDVDPKYLSLIPSNVEAELRATTVFGNKYISFLSPDNPAATRLASGATIEASGTTTEFNTLFETIMKIAEQIDPVKLNQTLTAAAQALDGLGDKFGQSIVDGNDILGELNPRMPQIRRDIAGLADLGEVYSEAAPDLFDGLSNAVTTAQALNDEQGNIDAALMAAVGFGNTGADIFERGGPYLVRGAQDLLPTSKLLDYYSPELLCTIRNYHDVAPKLAASLGGNGYSLVMRSSVLGAGNPYVFPDNLPRVNASGGPGGRPGCWQPITRDLWPMPYLVMDTGASIAPYNHFELGQPIMNEYVWGRQVGEYTINP
- a CDS encoding ABC transporter permease, with protein sequence MSTAAVLRTRFPRAFDRTRGFAGGPARFLDSIGHVAWFVVQAVGSLPHAFKNYRREALRLVAEIGMGTGAMAVIGGTVAIIGFVTLSAGSLIAIQGFASLGNIGVEAFTGFFAALANIRVVAPVVTGQAMAATVGAGATAELGAMRISEEIDALEVMGIKSISYLVSTRLMAGAIVIVPLYAMAILLSFLSAQLVTTVFYSQSVGTYEHYFHTFLRVDDVMWSFLEVIIMSIIIMLNHCYFGYFASGGAVGVGEAVGRSMRTSLIAIVLVVLLASLALYGTDPNFNLTV
- a CDS encoding MlaE family ABC transporter permease, giving the protein MVGGFFKMSVLTGKALLTRPFQFKEFVLQSWFLIRVAFLPTLAVSIPLTVLIIFTLNILLAEFGAADVSGAGAALGAVTQLGPLVTVLVVAGAGSTAICADLGARTVREEIDAMEVLGIDPIERLVAPRVVAATFVAFLLNGAVITIGLVGGYFFGVYIQNVNAGAYVSTLTLLTGFPEVMISVIKATLFGLIAGLVGCYRGLTVAGGSKGVGTAVNETLVLCVVALFAVNVVLTTIGVRFGTGG
- a CDS encoding MCE family protein, encoding MSIKGTIFKLGAISAVLLTFTAVIFVVFAQLRFDRTTGYSAIFENASGLRAGQFVRAYGVEVGKVEDVVLIDGGNQVRVDFAVERNLQLFQETTAAIRYLDLIGNRYVELRRGDSDAVLPGGSTIPVERTEPALDLDALVGGFRPLFKSLDADKVNNIATSIITIFQGQGGTINNILDQTAELTSALADRDQAIGEVITNLNTVLDTTVKHQKQFDDTLKNFETLITGLKDRADPIGASVADISNAAGSLSDLLADNRPLLRDTFGYLETIQQPLIDQLDQVNDIVAKIPASLRVIGRAGGIYGDFFNFYACDLSLRLNGLQPGGPTRVVKVTTQPTGRCTPQ
- the fadD5 gene encoding fatty-acid--CoA ligase FadD5: MTAQSTDQPYLARQQNWSNQLTRHALMQPEKTALRFLGHTTTWAELDQRVTKLAGALQRRGVEFGDRVLILMLNRTEFIESFLAANRLGAIAVPVNFRMTPPEIAFLVSDCAARVVITEAVLAPVATAVRDLDSTLTTVIVAGGTTEDGVLGYDDLLAEPGPAPAPVDIPNDSPALIMYTSGTTGRPKGAVLTHTNITGQALTFLFTNGADLNHDVGFIGVPLFHIAGIGNMIPGLLLGRPTVLYPLGAFDPGALLDVLEAEKVTGIFLVPAQWQAVCAAQRAQPRTLVLRVLSWGAAPASDTLLKDMAQTFPGASILAAFGQTEMSPVTCMLLGEDAIRKLGSVGRVIPTVSARIVDENMNDVPVGQVGEIVYRAPTLMAGYWNNPKATAESFAGGWFHSGDLVRQDDEGYIWVVDRKKDMIISGGENIYCAEVENVLAAHPAIAEVAVIGRPHQKWGEVPVAVVALSAAGLTLAELDDFLTERLARYKHPKALEIVDALPRNPSGKVLKTELRSAFGAESSIDADESSTAARVSETASER
- a CDS encoding GntR family transcriptional regulator, coding for MNAPATPRPARRREQLSDEVAGHLRAAIMSGSLPPGTFVRLDETAAQLGVSITPVREALRTLRGEGLVQLEPHRGHVVSPFTRDDIADIFWLQGTIAAELAATAARRVNDADIDELERLTEALDAAVQGGDIDSIAHAEFNFHRRFNHITNRMKLAWFLLNAARYLPPHIYASDPSWGVEAVANHRQLVVALRQRDVDEVVRLTRSQFDDGARRLTSLLDDLGLWT
- a CDS encoding virulence factor Mce family protein, translating into MRTIQGSDRIRKGVMGVVTVALVIGVGSSITSVPMLFAVPTYYAQFNDTGGLSVSDKVRIAGVDVGTVQSMEIKGDKVEIGYTLGGRQIGTESRAAIRTDTVLGRKNIEVEPRGDTLLKPRGFLPVEQTQTPYQIYDAFLDVTEAASGWDTQAIKQSLNVLSETVDQTYPHLQGALEGVQRFSDTLGQRDEDLKQLLANANKIATVLGDRSGQVNALLVNAQTLLAAVNERSQAVNLLLERISGVSEQVSGLINDNPNLNKVLTQLNTVSDTLVERKQDLADTLSIAGKFVTSLAEALASGPYFKVMLVNLLPPTLLQPFVDAAFKKRGINPEEFWRNAGLPAFQFPDPNGTRFENGAPPPAPRVLEGTPEFPGPAVPKGSPCSYTPPADGLPRPGNPLPCADLTVGPFGDNPYGPNYQGPVGVQTSDPNAHGLGPTPGIPSAGIPGQLPPNVPGTPVPLVPGPPGARTVPVGPPGVPAPPGPIPSRAPLPPPLPGPPPPAGPGQQLSPVGTEPLPGNPPFLPPGSQG